The sequence TCGAGCGGGCGGCCGGCGCAGACCACCGGGATGCCGAGCCGGGCCAGGGTGCCGGGCAGCGGGTCGGCCCCGTGCAGCGAGGCGAAGAGCACCCCGTCGACGTGCCGGCCGGTGGTGTACCGCTCGACCCGTTCATGGCCGGCCGCCGACCCGGCGAGCATCAGCACCAGCTGCTTGTCGGCCGCCTCCAGCTCCTGGGCCGCCCCCCGGATGATCCCCGGGAACACCTGGTCGTCGGAGAAGACCCGGGTGGCCTCCTCGGGCATGACCAGGGCGACCGAGTCGGTCCGCTGGGTGACCAGGCTGCGGGCGGCCAGGTTCGGCACGTACCCCAGCTCGGCCACCGCCCGGCGGACCGCCTCCCGGATCGGCTCGGCCACCGTGGTGGAGCCGTTGACCACCCGGGACACGGTCGCCCGGGACACCCCGGCCCGGCGGGCGACCGCCTCCAGGGTCGGTCGCTGCGCGGTCGTCATCCCCGTCACCACCACCTCGTCACAGCCCGTTCCGGGAGATCACCTCCTGGTACCACCGGGCGCTGGATTTCGGTGTGCGCCGCTGGGTCAGGTAGTCGACGTGGACGATCCCGAACCGCTTCCGATAGCCCTCGGCCCACTCGAAGTTGTCCAGCAACGACCATACGAGATAGCCGCGCAGGTCCACCCCCCGGGCGATGGCCTGGTGCGCCGCCCGCAGGTGCCCGTCGAGGTAGGCGATCCGGTCGGTGTCCATCACCTGGCCGAGACCGTCCTGGCCGTCGGCGCCGGGCTTGTCCGGAAAGGCGCCGCCGTTCTCGGTGATCAGCATCGGCAGCCCCGGGTAGTCCCGGGCGATCCGCTCCAGCAGCCGGGTCAGCCCGGTCGCCTCGATCATCCACCCCATGTCGGTCAGCGGGCCGGTGGGCGGCAGAAACTCCACCACGCCCTCGGTGCCCGGGTACGCCCCGCCGCCGCCGGCGGCATCCGGACGGCCGGCGACGTAGGTCGGGGCGTAGTAGTTCACCCCGAGCAGGTCGATCGGCGCGGCGATGATCTTCTCGTCGCCGTCCCGGATGAACGTCGGCGCCACCAGCCGGCCGAGGTGCGCCAGCACGTCGTCGGGGTAGCCGGCGCCGGTCAGCGGGTCGAGGAAGATCCGGTTGTGCAGGCCGTCGACCAGCCGGGCGGCGGCGACGTCGGCGGCGCTGGCCGGGTCGGCGGGCTGCACGTCGGCCGGGTTGAGGGTGATCCCGAGGGTCGGCGCGCCGGCCGCGCGCAGCGCGCGGGCCGCCAGGCCGTGCCCCAGCAGGAGATGGTGTACGGCGGCGAAGGCCGCCCCCGCGTCGCGCTCGCCGGGCGCGTGCACCCCGTTGCCGTACCCGAGATAGGCCGAGCACCAGGGCTCGTTGAGCGTGGTCCAGGTGCGGACCCGGTCACCGAGCCGGCTGTGCACGGCGACGGCGTAGTCGGCGAGGTGCTCGGCGGTGTCCCGGTTGGTCCAGCCGCCCCGGTCCTGCAGGGCCTGCGGCAGGTCCCAGTGGTAGAGCGTGACGATCGGGTCGACGCCCCGGTCGAGCAGTGCGTCGGTGAGCCGGTCGTAGAAGTCCAGCCCGCGCGGGTTGACCGGGCCGGTGCCGTCGGGCTGGATCCGGGGCCAGGCCACCGAGAACCGGTACGCCCCCAGCCCCAGCCCGGCCATCAGCGCCACGTCGTCGGCGTACCGGTGGTAGTGGTCGCACGCGACGTCGCCGGTGTGCCCCTGGAAGACCTTCCCCGGCGTACGGCTGAAGGTGTCCCAGATCGACGGGCCGCGACCGTCGTCGTGGACCGCGCCCTCGATCTGGTAGGCCGCGGTCGCGGCGCCCCAGACGAAGCCCTCGGGAAAACGCAGCTCACTCACGTTGCCATCTTCCGTTCGCGACTGCGGGGCTCGCAGGACCGGCTCACTCCTCGCGCTCACGCCTTGACCGCACCTTCCATGATGCCGCCGATGATCTGGCGGCCGAACACGATGAACACCAGCAGCAGGGGCAGCGTCGCGATGGCCGTACCGGTGAACACCTGCGACATGTCCTGGTAGTACCCGTCCGACAGGGCCCGCAGCGACAGCTGCACGGTCGGGTTCTCCGGGTCGTTGAGCACCGCGTACGGCCAGAGGAAGTCGTTCCAGGTGGTCATGAACGTGAGCAGGCCGAGGACGGCGGCGGCGGGGCGCAGCGCGGGCAGCACCACGTTCCAGTAGATCCTCGCGGTGTTGCAGCCGTCCATCCGGGCGGCCTCGATCAGCTCGGTGCTGACGGCCTGGCCTGCGTACTGGCGCATCATGAAGACCCCGAAGCCGGTCACCAGGGCCGGCACGATCACGGCCGGCAGCCGGTCGTTCCAGTTCAGCTTGGTCATCAGCATGTACAGCGGGATGACGCCGAGCTGGGTGGGCACCATCATCGTCGCGATGATGACCAGCAGCAGCGCGTTGCGCCCACGGAACCGCAGCTTGGCGAAGGCGAAGCCGGCCAGGGTGGAGAAGAAGACCACCGAGACGGTGACCGACACCGCCACGATCGTGGAGTTCGCCAGGCCGGTCAGGAAGTACGCGTCGGTGTTGGCGAAGAGCCGGGCGATGTTCGCGCCCAGGTTGCCGCCGGGGGTGACCGGGGGCGGCACCTCGCCCATCGCGTCGCTGGTGCGGCTGGCGACCACGAACATCCAGTAGATCGGGAAGATCGACGCCAGGGCGGTGAGGGTCAGTGCCGCGTAGGTGAGCCGGCCGGCCGACCAGAGTCGGGTCATCGGGATTCCTCCTTGCGCCCGCCGCCGCCGAGCCGGCGCAGGACCAGCACGTTGATGGCCGCGACCACCGCGATCAGCGCGAAGAGCAGCCAGGCGATGGCGGAGCCGTAGCCGAAGTTGTAGTGCGGCGCGAAGGCGTTCTCGAACATGTACATGGTCACCGTCTGCGACTCGCGCAGCGGCCCGCCCCGGATCGCGTTGGTGCCGGAGTTGAAGAGGCGGGGCTCGGTGAAGAGCTGGAGCCCGCCGATGGTGGAGATGATGACCGCGAATATGATCGTCGGCTTGAGCAGTGGCACGGTGATCGACCAGAACTGCCGGGCGCGGCCGGCACCGTCGATCGAGGCGGACTCGTACAGGTCGCGCGGGATGGCCTGCATCGCGGCCAGGAAGATCAGCGCGTTGTAGCCCGTCCACCGCCAGTCGACCATGGTGGAGATGGCCACCCAGGAGGCGAACCGGTTGGCCTTCCAGTCGATCGCGTCGATCCCGACCAGGTCGAGCATCCAGTTGATCATGCCGAACTCGCGGCCGAAGAGTACGCCGAAGACGATCGCGACCGCGGCGGTGGAGGTGACGTTCGGGATCAGCACCGCCATCCGCCAGCCCGTCCGGGCCCGCAACTGCCGGTTCAGCAGGTTGGCCAGCCACAGCGCGAGGAGGAGCTGCGGGACCGTCGAGATGACGAAGATGCCGAGGGTGTTGACCACCGAGTGCCAGAAGTCGGGGTCGGCCATCAGCTGGGTGTAGTTCTGCGCCCCGATGAACGTGGGGTCGACCCCGAGCAGGTCCCAGTCGTGCAGCGAGACCCAGAAGGTGTAGACCAGCGGGTAGATCCCGAAGACCGCGAAGAGCAGGAAGAACGGGGCGATGTAGAGGTAGGGCGAGTACCGGGTGTCGAACCGGGCGAGCCGGTTGCCCCGGTTCGAGCGGGCGTGGCGCGGCACCGGTACGACCGGGGGGCGCGCGTCGAGCTGGACGGCCATGCCGTGGACTCCTTCTCCGCCGGGCGGGCGGGACCGGCTACGCCGGAACCCGCCCGCCCGCCTGGCTCGGGCTACTTGGCGGCGGCCTTCTTCGCGTTGTTGACGGCGTCGGTCCAGCCCTGCTCGGGGGTGCGCTGGCCCAGCTCGACGGTGCGTACCGCGTTCTCCACCTCGGTGCGGACGGCCTGGTTCTTCGGGCCCATGTAGACCGGCTTCAGGCTCTTGGCGCCGGTGCCGAAGATCTTGCCGACCGGGGCGGCGGAGAAGTACGCGTTCGTCGAGTCGGCGATCGCCGGGTCGTCGAGCGCCTGCGGCGACGAGGGCAGCGGGCCCTTGGCCTTGAACGCGCCGATCTGGCCCTTGGCGCTGGTCAGGAACTTGGCCAGCTCGATCGCCTCGGCCTGTTGCTTGCTCTGCTTCGGCACGGCGAGGAACGAGCCACCCCAGTTGCCGCCGTTGCCGGGAACCTGGGCGATGTCCCACTTGCCCTTGGCGGCCGGGCCGGCGTTGCCCTCGATGACTCCGGTCATCCAGGCGGGGCAGGCGATGGTGGCGAACTTCGACTGTTTGAAGGCGGAGACCCACTCCTCCGACCAGGAGCCGTACTTGCCGGAGAGGCCGGAGTCGATGATGTCGACGGTGGTGTCGAAGGCCTGCTTCACGGCCGGGTTGCTGTCGACCACCAGCTTGTCGCTGGTGTCGTAGTAGCTGTAGCCGGAGGTGTTGCCGGCGGTCTGGAGCAGGATCGTGTTGAACGTGTTGGTCGCCGCGTCGAGGAAGGACGCCCCGGTGTTGGCGGCCTTGAACTTCTCGCCGGTGGCGATGTAGTCCTGCCAGGTCGGCCAGAGCTTGGAGACCTCGTCCCGCTCGGTGGGCAGGCCGGCCTTGGCGAAGAGGTCCTTGCGGTAGCACATCGCGATGCCGCCGACGTCGGTGCCGAGGCCGATCAGCTGCTTGCTGTCGGCGGTGAGCCCCTGGTTCCACTTCCAGTCCAGGAAGTTGCCCTTGAGGTCGGCGGCCCCGTGGTCGAGCAGGTTGACGAAGTTCTGCGGGTTGGCCTTGTACTCGACCAGCAGTCCCTCCTCGATGGCCACCACGTCGCCCGCGCCCTTGCCGGCGGCGAGCCACTGGGTGAGCTTCGGCGAGTACTCGTCGAGGTTGCTGCCGGTGCCCCGCTCGACGATCTTCACGTCGGGGTGGCTGGCCATGTACTCCTTGTAGAGCTCCTCGTAGCCGAACTGGCCGAACACGTCGACGGTCAGCGTGATCGGCCCGTCCTTGGCGGAGTCGTCCTCGCCGGCGCAGGCGGCGGTGCCGAGCAGGGCGGTGGTGGCCACCAGGGCCACCGCCGCCAGACGGCGGCGCGAAAAGGTACCCATCTTCCTCGGATTCCTCTCAGGTCAATCGGTGGTGGAGCGGGTGGACCTGCTGGTGAGCGAGCCGCAGCCCGGGTCCTGACGCGATCGTGAGGGGCTGAGAGAGCGCTCTCACGACAGCGTTGCGGCTCGCTTGACCGGTGTCAAGAGAGCGCTCTCTCGTCGCGCCCGAGCCGTGACCTGACGACCCCCGGATACACGAAGAGTGGCCATTCGCGGGGAATGGCCACTCTTCGCGGATAGCGCGGGCGCGGGACCGGGAGGTCCGGTGCGGATCAGCCGGTGCGCAGGCCGTCCAGGAGGGTGCGGTCGCCGGTGACGCCGAGGGCGTCGTACCCGATCCGACCCCAGAGGGCGAGCAGCAGGTCGCTGGCGGTGCCGGTGACCTGCACCCGGGCGTGGTGGTCCTCGTGGCCGAAGACCGTGGCGGTGTCGAGCAGGGCCACCCCCTCGCCGCGCAGCCGCAGGTACCAGTCCTGCGCGGCGTCGGTCGCGGTCAGCTGCACCACCCCGTGCCACTGGCCCGGCACCGCCCGGCGCCCGGCCGGCAGCCAGGTGTCCAGCACCTCGCTGATCCCGTCCGCCGCGAGTTTGGCCTCGATCGGCTCACCGGCGGCGATGGCGAGCTGGGCGTCCCAGCGGTGCACCGCGGTCTCGTGCGCCATCCGGCGCGGCCAGAAGCCGGCCTTCTTCGGCTGCGGCGCCCAGTTCCACGCCGGTGCCTCCGGGTCGAGGGTGTCGAAGAGGGTCATCAGCTGGTCGTACCCGTGCTGCCAGAGCTGGAGCGGGGTCACCCCGCTGGGCAGCTCCGCGCGGTCCCGGCGGGCCGGCTGGGCGGTCTCCCCGGAGCCGACGAACGAATGCACCCAGTGGTAGATGCCGGCGAGGTGCAGCGTGAGGTCGGCGACCGTCCAGCCCGGACAGGAGAGCACCGGTGTCTCGGGCGGTGCCTCGGCCACCGCGGCGGCGAACGCCGGGCCGTCCACCCGGAGCGCCCCGATCCAGAAGTCCTTCGTGCCGTGCAACCTGCTCATCGCAATCCTCCCGGGGGTGACCGGGCCACCAGTGGGTGCCGCGGCTACCCCTCAGCCTAGGGTGAGAGGCGTGTCAGACGTCTACGCCCAGCCGACAACCGGAGCCGACCCCGCCGACCCGGCCACCCTGGCGAGATACACCACGCTGCGCCTCGGCGGCCTCGCCGGCCGGCTGGAGACCGCCACCAGCGCCGAGGAAATCGTACGAACCGTGCGCCAGGCGCGACAGCGGGACGAGCCCGTCCTCATCCTCGCGGGCGGCAGCAACGTGGTGGTGGGCGACGAGGGCTTCCCCGGCACGGTCGTGCTGGTCCGGTCGCGGGGGCTGCGGGTGGTCGCCGAGGACGCCGACACCGTCACCGTACGGGTCGAGGCCGGCGAGCCCTGGGACGACCTGGTTGCCGCCACCGTGGACAACGGCTGGTCGGGGCTGGAGTGTCTCTCCGGCATCCCCGGCTCGGCCGGCGCCACCCCGATCCAGAACGTCGGCGCGTACGGCCAGGAGGTCGCCGAGAGCATCACCGGCGTCCAGGTGTACGACCGCGCCGACGACAGCCTCGGCCGGGTCGAGGCGGCGGACTGCGGCTTCGCCTACCGGTCCAGCATCTTCAAGTACAGCGACCGCTGGGTGGTGCTCTCGGTCGACTTCCGGCTGCACCGCTCGACGCTCTCCGGTCCGGTCCGCTACACCGAGCTGGCCCGGGCGCTCGGCGTCGAGGTGGGCGACCGGGTGCCGCTGGCCGACGCCCGCGCGACGGTGCTGAAGCTGCGCGCCGGCAAGGGCATGGTGCTTGACGCCACCGACCCGGACACCTGGTCGGTGGGCTCGTTCTTCACCAACCCGGTACTCGACCGGGAGGCGTACGAGCTGCTGCGCGAACGCGCCACCGAACTCGGCGAGCCGCCCTCCTGGCCCTGCCCGGGCGACATGGTGAAGGTCAGCGCCGCCTGGCTGATCGACAAGGCCGGCTTCGCCAAGGGCCACCCCGGCCCCGAGGGCACCGCGATCTCCAGCAAGCACACCCTGGCCCTGACCAACCACACCGGCACGGCGAGCACGGCGGCCCTGGTCGCCCTCGCCCGCGACATCCGCGACACGGTCCACGCCCGTTTCGCCGTCACCCTCCACCCCGAACCCGTCCTGATCAACTGCACCATCTGACCCCCGCCGTTGATCATGAGGTTGACGGCGGTGTCGATCTCCTGCGGTGCGGCCAACCTCATGATCAACGGGAGTCGGCGGGTCAGGTGGGGGCGACGGCGGGCCAGGGGAGGGTGAGTTCGCCCTGGCGCCAGCGGTGCGGGCGGTCGAGGACCGGCCAGCCGGCCTGCTTGAGGGTGCCGACCGCGCGGAGCCAGCGCTGGCGGGGGCCGAACGGGGCGTAGCCGGCGGCGGCCTGCCAGGCGTCGTCGAGGGCGCGGATCAGGTCGTGTACCCGCTCGCCCGGGACGTTGCGGTGGATCAGCGCCTTGGGCAGGCGCTCGGCCAGCTGGGCCGGGGTCTCCAGGGTCGCCAGGCGGGCGGCCAGGGTCAGCGTGCGCGGGCCGGCCGTGTCGACCAGCACCCAGCTGCCCAGCCGGCCCAACTCGTCGCAGGTTCCCTCGATCAACGCCCCGCCCGGGGCGAGCCGGTCGGTGACCGTACCCCAGGCGGCGGCAACCTCGCTCTCGTCGTACTGGCGCAGGACGTTGAACGCGCGTACCAGGACCGGACGCAGGCCGGCCAGCTCGAAGCCGCCCCGGGCGAAGGTCAGTCCGGGCGGGTCGGCCGCGGGCGCGGCGGCGGCCACCCGTACCGGATCGATCTCCAGCCCGACCACCCGCACGTCGGCGCGGACCCCGGTGGCCAGCCGGGCGCGCAGCTCCACGGCGGTGACCGGGGTGGCGCCGTAGCCGAGGTCGACCACCAGCGGGTCGGCGGCGGCGCGGAGCCGGTCGCCGCAGGTGGCCACGATCCAGTTGTCCACCCGCCGCAGCCGGTTGGGGTTCGTCGTCCCCCGGGTCACCACGCCCTGGGGCCGCACCGGCCCGGCCCTCACCCGCGACCGGCCCGGCTCACTGCCCGACCCGGTGCACCTTGTGCTGGGCGGCCTGGGCCAACGGGCGGACCACCAACCGGTCCACGTTGACGTGGTGCGGGCGGGTCGCGCACCAGGCGATGCAGTCGGCCACGTCCTCGGCGACCAGCGGCTCGGGCACCCCCGCGTACGTGGCGGCGGCCTTGTCGGCGTCCCCGTCGAAGCGGACCAGCCCGAACTCGTCGGTCCGCACCATGCCCGGGTCGATCTCGATCACCCGGATCGGCCGCCCACACAGCTCCAGCCGCAGCGTCCCGGCGATCGCGGTCTGCGCGTGCTTGGCCGCGGTGTAGCCGCCGCCGCCCTCGTACACGGTGAAGCCGGCAGTGGAGGAGACGATCACGATGGTGCCGGCGCCGGACGCCTCCAGCGCGGGCAGCAGCGCCTGGGTGACCCGGAGCGTGCCGAGCACGTTGACGTCGTACATCCACTGCCAGTCGCCGATCGCGCCGGACTCCACCGGGTCCAGCCCGCGCGCTCCGCCGGCGTTGTTCACCAGCAGGGTGACCGGCCCGGGCGCCGCCTGCGCCGCAGCGGCCAACCCGGCCACCGACTCGTCGGAGGTGACGTCGCAGGCCACCGGGGTGGCCGTGCCGCCGGCCGCCTCGATCTCCTTGACCAGCCCGGCCAGCCGGTCGGTACGCCGGGCGGCGGCCAGCACGTGGAAGCCCTCGGCGGCCAGCCGGCGGGCGGTCGCCGCGCCGATCCCGCTGGACGCCCCGGTGACGATCGCGACAGAGGTCATCCGGACATTGTCCCCTCCGCCGCGGGCCGGCCGAGGCGGGGGCGGTCGATGAACTGGGTCACGCCGGGGGAGAGCGCGGGAGCATTTCCGTAGCCCGATGGGGAAGATGACACCCGGCGCGCGAGTTGACCGAGAAGCGCCGGTCGTGCGGGACGGCATAAACCGTGACAGAAGGAGCGGACGTGGCGGAAATGCACACCGGCGTCGGTCGTCAGCGAGGTGCCCGACCGTGGCCCCGCCCCCGGCGGATCGCCACCCTGTCGGTGCACACCTCCCCGTTGCACCAGCCCGGCACCGGTGACGCCGGCGGGATGAACGTCTACATCCTGGAGGTCGCCCGGCGGCTCGCCGAGGCCGACGTCGAGGTGGAGATCTTCACCCGGGCCACCTCCGGTGACCTGCCCCCGGTGGTCGAGATGGCGCCCGGCGTGCACGTCCGGCACATCACCTCCGGGCCGCTGGAGGGGCTGACCAAGGAGGAACTGCCCGGGCAGCTCTGCGCCTTCACCGCCGGCGTGCTGCGCGCCGAGGCGGCCCGCCCGCCCGGCCACTACGACCTGATCCACTCGCACTACTGGCTCTCCGGCCAGGTCGGCTGGCTGGCCAAGGAGCGCTGGGGAGTGCCGCTGGTGCACACCGCGCACACCCTGGCCAAGGTCAAGAACGCCCAGCTCGCCGCCGGTGACCGCCCCGAGCCCAAGGCCCGGGTGATCGGCGAGGAGCAGGTGGTCGCCGAGGCCGACCGGCTGGTGGCCAACACCCGGGTCGAGGCGGCCGACCTGATCGGCCGCTACGACGCCGAACCGGCCCGCGTCGCCGTGGTCGAGCCCGGCGTCGACCTGGACCGCTTCCGTCCCGCCCCCGGTGACCGGGTCGCGGCCACCCGCGCCGCCCGCCGCCGGCTGGGGCTGCCCACCGACGGCCACGTGGTGGCCTTCGTCGGTCGGATCCAGCCGCTGAAGGCGCCCGACGTGCTGGTCCGCGCGGTCGCCGCGCTGCGCGATTGCGACCCGGCCCTCGCCGAGGAGCTGACCGTGGTGATCTGCGGCGGCCCGAGCGGCAGCGGGCTCGACCGGCCCACCTCGCTGATGGAGCTGGCCGGATCGCTCGGTGTCGCCGACCGGGTGCGCTTCCTGCCCCCGCAGACCGGCGACGACCTGCCCGCCCTCTACCGGGCCGCCGACCTGGTCGCGGTGCCCTCGTACAACGAGTCGTTCGGCCTGGTCGCCCTGGAGGCGCAGGCCTGCGGTACGCCCGTCGTGGCGGCCGCCGTCGGTGGCCTGGTCACCGCCGTGCGGGACGGGGTCAGCGGGGTGCTCGTCGACGGCCACGACCCGGCCGAGTGGGCTGCCACGCTCGCCCGGCTGCTGCCCGACCGGGCGCTGCGGGCCGACCTCGCGGTGGGCGCGGCCCGGCACGCGCGCAACTTCTCCTGGCAGCGCACCGTCTCCGGCCTGCTCGCCGTCTACGGGGAGGCGATCGCCGAGCACCGGGGACGGCTGGCCGCCCAGCTCGCCAGGGACCCGGCGTTGTCCTGTTCCTGGTGATCCGGGCCACTCCCGCGCGTCCGGTGCGTCCCGGCGGGCGCCCGTAGAGTGGGTGCGATGAGCGCGAAGAGCGACCTGGCCGCCCTGATCGAGTCCGTCTGCACCGAGCGTGAGCTGGACTGGGAGTCGACCGGCGAGGGTTCCTACGCGGTCACCCTGCCCGGCACGCACAAGCTCAAGACGGTCTGCAACCTGATCGTCGGTGAGCACGCGCTGCGGGTCGAGGCGTTCGTGATGCGCCAGCCCGACGAGCGGCGCGAGGAGCTGTGGGCCTGGCTGTTGCAGCGCAACGCCCGGATGTACGGCGTCTCGTTCTCCATCGACGCGGTGGGCGACGTCTACCTCACCGGTCGGGTCAACCCGGCCGGGATCGACGCCGACGAGCTGGACCGGCTGCTCGGCGCGGTGCTCACGTACGCGGACGAGTCGTTCGACACGATGCTGGAGATCGGCTTCGGCAGCTCGATCCGCCGGGAGTGGGAGTGGCGGGTCAAGCGGGGCGAGTCCACCGCCAACCTCGCCGCCTTCGCCCACCTTTTCGAGCCGTCCACCGGAGGTTCGGACCGGTCCTGACGGGTATGCCGCACCGCTGCGGTGCGGCGAAAACGGGACCCGCCGCAGGCCGAGACGGACTGTCGAGGAGCGTGCGATGGCTCAGCGGAACAGCTCAGGTCGCGGCGGAACTGCGACCAGGACCAAACAGCAGGCGGGCAACCAGACGCCGAACACCCCGGGGATCTCGGAGTCGGAGATCTCGCAGATGCGGGCCGACGACATCCGGGGTCAGTTGCGGCGTCGCGGCGTCTCCGGCATCTCCGCCCTGCGCAAGCCCGAGTTGGTCAAGACGCTCGCGCGGACCCTGCGGTCCGAGGGCCGCCCCGGCGCCGCGGCCCGGCGCACCACCGGCCCGGCGGGCCGGGCGCCCGCCAAGAAGGCCGGCGCGACGAAGGCCGCCGCGAAGAAGACGACGAGCGCTCGGAAGGCCGCGCCGGCCCCCGCCCGCAAGGCGGCGCCGGCCCGCAAGGCCGCCCCGACCAAGGCGGCCCGGGCCAAGGCCGCGCCCGCGAAGGCGGGCGCTCGCGCGAAGGCCGCGCCGGCGAAGAAGACCGCGCCGGCGAGGGCGGGCGCCCGCGCCAAGGCGGCCCCGGCGAAGAAGGCCGCCCCGGCGAAGGCGGGTGCCCGGGCGAAGGCCGCGCCGGCGAAGGCGGGCGCTCGCGCGAAGGCCGCGCCGGCCAAGGCGGGCGCTCGCGCGAAGGCCGCGCCGGCCAAGGCGGGCGCTCGCGCGAAGGCCGCGCCCGCGAAGAAGGCCGCGCCGACGAAGAAGACCACCCCGGCGAAGGCGGGGGCCGGGGCCATGCCCGCCCAGCGGGTCATCGCCCCGCCGGCCGCAGTCGGCGCGGCCGCCGCGGCCCGGACCACCGGCGTACGGACCGGCCGGTCCAGTTCCCGGTCGGTACGGTCGTCGCAGGTGATCTCCTCCCCGGCCGACCGCCCCGAGCGCCCGGGTCGCAGTCTGGTCACCAGCAACCACGAGGTGATCCAGAACTGGGCGCGGGCCCGTGGCGCCCAACCGGCGACCATCGCCGGCACCGAGCGCGAGGGCCGGCCGGGCGTGCTGACCTTCGAGATCCCGGGCTACCGGGAGAGCAGCCGGGTCCAGGTGATCAGTTGGGACGACTGGTTCCGGACCTTCGACACCCGGCGGCTGAACCTCATCTACCAGGAGCAAATGCGCGACGGTCGGCAGAGCAACTTCTTCCGGACGGAGTCACCCGATCGTGAGGACGCCTGAGGTGTTTACGGGAATGGTCGCCGGGTACGCCGTGTTGACCGTTGCGGGGCCCGGAGCAGGGTGTCGGACGCCACGTCGACGCTGTGACCGGCGAGACAGCGATCCGGGTTGAATCCGGAATCCGGGCGAACTAACTTTATTGCACCGCGCCACGCTCGGAACCGTTCGGGGGAGCGGCGGATCGATCAGATCCGAGCACGAGCGAGGCGCAAGAAACGGGTGGAGCACATCGTTGGGGGACGGTGCCACCCGTGGAACCGGCGGCGCGAGCGGGCGACGCTTACGGGGGTGAGTGTCGCCCGCCGCCGCCGGGCAAGCGGTGCGGATGCCCATCACGACCACGGTCGTGGTGGGCGTTCTGCCGTCAGCCCACCGGCTGCGAGGCACGCGCCGGTGCGGCCACCCGCCGCGCCGCCACCCGGCGCTCCCGGCTCGGCCCGGCCAGCAGGTGCCCGCCCGCGGCGAGCAGACCCAGGGCCGCCACCACGAGCCAGTGCCGCTCCCCGAGATACTGCAGGCTCACCCCGCCTAGCGTCGGCGCGACGAAGGACGCGGCCGGGAACGTCAGGTAGAACACCGACTGGTAGCGCGCGCGCAGCTCGGGCGGGGCCAGGTCGGCGTTGATCTGGGCGTTCGGCGGCGCGGCGAGCATCGAGCCGACCGTCCAGACCACCGCGGCGGCCAGGTAGACCCAGAGTTGGTCGGCGACGACCAGCGCACCGAACCCCACCGCCAGCAAGCCGGTGGAGAGGGCCAGCACCCGGTGCGCCCGACGCCGGTCGATCAGCCCGGGTACGAAGAGCTGCCCCACCACGATCAGCGCGCCGCCCAGCGCCACCACCGTCCCGTACGCCGACGGGCTCAGACCGTCCGCGCGCATGGCCAGCGGCATGATCGTCGAGGTCTGCATGGTGAGCACGGCCAGCACGAAGGTGAGCCCGACGAAGACCAGGAAGGTCCGGTCGGTCAGCGCGGTGCGCAGCCCCGGCGGCCGGGACCGTCCGGCACCCGCGGCCACCGGCTCGCCGGCGGTCAGCCGGGCGTTCGCGGCCACCGGCTTGCCGGCGGTCCGCCCGGCCTGGTCCGGGCTGCTCCTTACTGGTCCGCTGCGGTGGGGCAGGGTCTCCGGGACCTTCCAGGCGATCAGCGCGGCGGCGGCCAA comes from Micromonospora purpureochromogenes and encodes:
- a CDS encoding class I SAM-dependent methyltransferase; its protein translation is MRPQGVVTRGTTNPNRLRRVDNWIVATCGDRLRAAADPLVVDLGYGATPVTAVELRARLATGVRADVRVVGLEIDPVRVAAAAPAADPPGLTFARGGFELAGLRPVLVRAFNVLRQYDESEVAAAWGTVTDRLAPGGALIEGTCDELGRLGSWVLVDTAGPRTLTLAARLATLETPAQLAERLPKALIHRNVPGERVHDLIRALDDAWQAAAGYAPFGPRQRWLRAVGTLKQAGWPVLDRPHRWRQGELTLPWPAVAPT
- a CDS encoding MFS transporter, with amino-acid sequence MRGLRGWWDGTAGGLPATFWYLWAGLLVNRAGAFAVLFLSLYLTEARGASESLAGAVVGAYGAGGAVGVLLGGVLADRWGRRATLLAAHLAAAGLMVGLAFSRQLAVIAALAALVGIAHSMPSPAFVAAIVDVVPEHRRSRAFNLQFWAFNLGMAVASLLAGLLAEASFLALFLVDAAATLAAAALIAWKVPETLPHRSGPVRSSPDQAGRTAGKPVAANARLTAGEPVAAGAGRSRPPGLRTALTDRTFLVFVGLTFVLAVLTMQTSTIMPLAMRADGLSPSAYGTVVALGGALIVVGQLFVPGLIDRRRAHRVLALSTGLLAVGFGALVVADQLWVYLAAAVVWTVGSMLAAPPNAQINADLAPPELRARYQSVFYLTFPAASFVAPTLGGVSLQYLGERHWLVVAALGLLAAGGHLLAGPSRERRVAARRVAAPARASQPVG
- a CDS encoding type III secretion system chaperone family protein, which encodes MSAKSDLAALIESVCTERELDWESTGEGSYAVTLPGTHKLKTVCNLIVGEHALRVEAFVMRQPDERREELWAWLLQRNARMYGVSFSIDAVGDVYLTGRVNPAGIDADELDRLLGAVLTYADESFDTMLEIGFGSSIRREWEWRVKRGESTANLAAFAHLFEPSTGGSDRS
- a CDS encoding SDR family NAD(P)-dependent oxidoreductase, with translation MTSVAIVTGASSGIGAATARRLAAEGFHVLAAARRTDRLAGLVKEIEAAGGTATPVACDVTSDESVAGLAAAAQAAPGPVTLLVNNAGGARGLDPVESGAIGDWQWMYDVNVLGTLRVTQALLPALEASGAGTIVIVSSTAGFTVYEGGGGYTAAKHAQTAIAGTLRLELCGRPIRVIEIDPGMVRTDEFGLVRFDGDADKAAATYAGVPEPLVAEDVADCIAWCATRPHHVNVDRLVVRPLAQAAQHKVHRVGQ
- the mshA gene encoding D-inositol-3-phosphate glycosyltransferase, coding for MAEMHTGVGRQRGARPWPRPRRIATLSVHTSPLHQPGTGDAGGMNVYILEVARRLAEADVEVEIFTRATSGDLPPVVEMAPGVHVRHITSGPLEGLTKEELPGQLCAFTAGVLRAEAARPPGHYDLIHSHYWLSGQVGWLAKERWGVPLVHTAHTLAKVKNAQLAAGDRPEPKARVIGEEQVVAEADRLVANTRVEAADLIGRYDAEPARVAVVEPGVDLDRFRPAPGDRVAATRAARRRLGLPTDGHVVAFVGRIQPLKAPDVLVRAVAALRDCDPALAEELTVVICGGPSGSGLDRPTSLMELAGSLGVADRVRFLPPQTGDDLPALYRAADLVAVPSYNESFGLVALEAQACGTPVVAAAVGGLVTAVRDGVSGVLVDGHDPAEWAATLARLLPDRALRADLAVGAARHARNFSWQRTVSGLLAVYGEAIAEHRGRLAAQLARDPALSCSW